CGAAGCGAGGGACTGCGTCTTGCCGGATTCGTCGTTCATACCGTAGGGGCCGTCACCACTTTACACGACGGATCGGGCGCGTCCGATTGCTCATCCAATCCTCCGATTCGCCTCATCCTGGTCGATTCCCTCGATTTCGATCTCCTTGTTCCGGCTCGAGTGGCCGCGCACGATCTTGACCGAGCGCTTGGCCACCTTGAGGGTTTTGGCGATCAGGGCGCACACGGCCTCGTTGGCCTCGTTGT
This is a stretch of genomic DNA from Fimbriimonadaceae bacterium. It encodes these proteins:
- a CDS encoding DUF167 domain-containing protein — encoded protein: MNARCSVRVQPRSTRNAIERQEDGRLKVWVTAPPADNEANEAVCALIAKTLKVAKRSVKIVRGHSSRNKEIEIEGIDQDEANRRIG